Proteins encoded within one genomic window of Hermetia illucens chromosome 2, iHerIll2.2.curated.20191125, whole genome shotgun sequence:
- the LOC119650072 gene encoding coatomer subunit zeta-1, producing the protein MDGSTLEPTLFIIKGMCIMDNDGNRLLAKYYDKNILPTVKEQKTFEKNLFNKTHRSNTEIIMLDGLTVVYKSNVDLFFYVMGSTHENELILLSVLNCLYDSISLILKKNVEKKTVMENLEIIMLAFDEICDGGIILDADPSSVVKRVDLRNDDIPIGEQTVAQVLQSAREQLKWSLLK; encoded by the exons ATGGACGGATCAACATTG GAACCCACACTATTCATCATCAAAGGCATGTGCATCATGGATAATGATGGCAATCGGCTTTTGGCGAAATACTATGATAAAAACATCCTGCCAACAGTGAAGGAGCAGAAAACATTCGAAAAGAATCTCTTCAATAAGACCCACCGTTCGAACACAGAAATTATCATGCTGGACGGTCTGACCGTTGTTTACAAGAGTAATGTTGACTTGTTCTTCTACGTGATGGGAAGTACCCACGAGAACGAGTTGATCCTGCTGTCGGTGCTTAACTGCTTGTACGATTCAATTAGTTTGATCCTCAAGAAGAATGTGGAGAAGAAGACAGTCATGGAGAATTTGGAGATCATCATGCTGGCCTTTGATGAGATTTGCGATGGCGG AATTATTCTCGATGCTGACCCGTCTTCTGTGGTGAAAAGAGTAGATCTACGAAATGACGACATCCCAATTGGAGAGCAAACAGTTGCGCAG GTTTTACAGTCAGCGAGAGAACAACTGAAATGGTCGCTATTAAAGTGA